CCCTTTATCGATAGCAATCTGCGAAGGCTTTCTGAAGCCTTTGGATTTACTTACAAATAATGGCAGAATTTATGCTTTATCCTGGAGTCCACTGTGTCTGACTTATTCAAGAATATCGACGCGCGCACCAAGCTGGCCGGGACGAACAAGCTGGAAATTCTGCTGTTTACCCTCGGTGAGGACCAACGCTCTGGCCGCCGCGAACACTTTGGTATCAACGTGTTCAAGGTGCGCGAGGTCATGCGCACACCGGAAATCACCCACGCGCCGGAAACGCCGGCCAATGTCGAAGGCATGGTCAGCCTGCGTGGTGTGCTGGTGCCGGTCATTGATCTGGCCAAGTACGCGGGCATTGTCACCGCCAACCGCCCGGAAATCATGATCGTATCGGAATACAACGGTCATACCCAGGGTTTCCTGGTTGAGGCGGTCGACACCATTTTGCGCCTCGACTGGACGTCCATGCGCGTGCCGCCCGATATGCTGAGCCATCAGATGAGCGGTCTGGTGACGGCCGTGACCGAACTGGATAGCGGCAAGCTGGTGATGATGCTGGATGTGGAAAAAGTGCTGGCTGAAGCACTGCAGACCGACCTCACCATTGATTCTGAAACCGTGATTCGCGACACCAAGTTTGCCGAGAAGCGCGTGTTTTATGCAGATGACTCAGCCGTGGCCCGCCGTCAGATTGAGCTGACACTGGATGCCATGGGCCTGAAACACCAGAGTGCGGTGAATGGCCGCCGTGCCTGGGACGATTTGCAGCGCCTTGCCCGTTCGGCGGAAATTCAGGGCCGACCGGTGCGCGATTTCGTGCAACTGATCCTCACCGACGTGGAAATGCCGGAGATGGACGGTTACATGCTCACCCGCATGGTGAAAACAGATGTTCGTTTTGCCGGTATTCCCGTTTTGATGCACTCGTCGTTGTCTGGCACTTCCAACCAGAAACTCGGCCAGTCGGTCGGGGTAGATGGTTATGTGTCCAAGTTCGAACCGCACAAGCTGTCGCAGGCAATCGCCAATTATCTGCTTGAAGCACAAACGGCCTGAACAACCGGCAGAGGTACAACACAGTGAACATTATCGAAGCGCAGGCCAATCTGCTGGACAACATTGACGCCCGTACACGCCTGGCGGGCTCCAACAAGATGGAAATCCTGCTGTTCTCTCTGGGAACGCGGGAAATCTTCGGCATCAACGTTTTCAAGGTGCGTGAAGTCTCGCAAACCCCCAAGATCACCCGCACGCCAAACATGCCGGCAGGGGTCGAGGGCGTGATTTCGTTGCGCGGCAACATCATTCCGGTGATTTCGCTGTCGCAATTCATGTCCGGCACGCAGCCCAAGCTGGAGATCAAGAACTCGACCATGATCGTGACCGAGTTCTCCAAGCACACGCAGGCGTTTCTGGTGCATGAAGTAGACCGCATCATCCGCGTGGACTGGGACAAGGTGCGCGCGCCCGAATCCATGCTCTCGGGCAGCCAGGCGCTGATTACGGCGCTGACCGAATTGCCGGACGGCAAGCTCGTCTCGATCCTGGACGTGGAACAGATTCTCTCGGGCGTGCTGGGCGAGCCGGATATTCCGGACCTGCCCTCCACCACCGTCAGCCCGGATGCCTACACCTTCTTTGCCGATGACTCGATGGTGGCACGCAAGGAAATCGTCGGCGTGCTCGACAAGCTGGGCATCAAGTACCATCAGGCCAACAACGGCAAGGAAGCGTGGGACAAGCTGCAGAACCTGGCGCAGCGTGCCACCCATGACAACGAGCCGCTGAGCACCAAACTCAAGCTGATCCTGGTGGATGCCGAAATGCCGGAAATGGATGGCTACGTGCTGACCCGCCATATCAAGTCGGATCGCCGCTTTGAGGGCATTCCGGTGGTCATGCACTCGTCGCTGTCATCGCACGCCAACCGGGCCATGGGCGCGAGTGTGGGGGTGGATGCCTATGTGGCCAAGTTTGACCCGGTGGTGCTGGCCGATACCGTCATGCCGTACATTACCGATCGCGGCTAAGACCGGCCCGACGGTCATGAAACGCATGACAAGCACCGGATAAAAGACTGGGCAGGTTGAGTGCGCTCGCCTGCCTTGTCAGTGTTTGAAACCCTTGATTTTGCCTGGCCTGTAAAGCTGTCCTGACCCAGGTTCTGTTTTGTACAACTGGATTGGCGCTGTCCAAATGCGCCCCGACGGAGTGAACTGTATGCCGGATAACAATATGCGCTTTCTGGTCGTGGATGATTTCTCCACGATGCGCCGGATCGTGCGCAATCTGCTCAAGGAGCTCGGCTTTTCCAACGTGGAAGAAGCAGAGGATGGGCAAATCGCCTTGCACAAATTGCAGAACTCGACTTACGACTTTGTCGTGACTGACTGGAACATGCCCAACATGACCGGTCTGGAGCTGCTGCAAAACGTTCGCGCAAATGCCCAACTGAAACATTTGCCGGTCTTGATGGTGACGGCCGAGGCCAAGAAGGAAAACATTATTGCCGCGGCCTCTGCAGGGGCATCGGGCTATATCGTCAAACCTTTTACCGCAGCCACGCTGGACGAAAAGCTCAAGAAGATTTTCGCCACCATGCCTAACTGACACCCGATCACAACTGATAACCGGCCCTGCAGCCGGAAGAAAGGAGGCTCGCTGTGAGCGATCAAGCCCTCAATAGTTCAGACTCGCCAGATCTGGAAGCGCTGTTCGACAGCATTGTCAGCGCCAACCGTGCGGCCGAAGAAGCCAGCCCGGCCGCCCAGCCCGTTGCTGCCGTGGCCACCGCTGCGGAAAGCCACACTCCGGCTGCGGTCGATATGGCAGAACCCGCGCGCACCATGTTCACGCAGATTGGCCAGTTGACGCGCCATCTGCATGACACCTTGCGTGAGCTGGGCCTGGACAAGTCGCTGGAAAAAGCAGCGCACCAGATTCCGGATGCACGTGACCGGTTGTCGTATATCGCGACCATGACCGAACAGGCGGCTGAGCGCACGCTCAACGCGCTGGACGACGCCAAACCGCTGCAGGACGAGATCTCCGGCACGGCACGGCAGTTGTCCAACCGCTGGAACCAGCTGTTTGCGCATGAACTGACGGTCGAAGAATTCAAGCAACTGGTGTACGCCACCCGCGCCCACCTGGAGCAGACCACCGGCAATTCTGAAAAGATCAGCAGCCAGATGCTGGAAATCATGATGGCGCAGGACTTCCAGGATCTGACCGGCCAGGTCATCAAGAAAGTGCTGGGCATGGTCAAGGAAATGGAAAGCCAGCTGCTGGAATTCCTGGTGACGTTCTCGCCGCAGGCACCGCGCGACGAAGGCCTGCTGGCAGGTCCAGTGATCAACAGCGACGGCCGCACCGACGTGGTGACCGATCAGGCACAGGTCGACGACCTGCTGGAAAGCCTGGGTTTCTGATCTGGCAAGACGATGACTGGCGGCCGCATGCGCCAGTCATCTTGCAATGACAGGCAGTACAGGCAAGACCCGCCTGACCCGAAGCCGATTACAGGCTAAGGTGACAATGGAACGCCGCACATGGCGTGTGTTCCGCGCGGGATGTGTGTTTTTGACTTGAAAGAAAATGGGGCCGAAATGAGCGAATTCTCGGGTATGGACGATCTGTTGCAGGATTTCCTCACCGAATCCACCGAGCTGTTGTCTGATGTGGACAGCAAGCTGGTCGAGCTGGAAAAGCGGCCCGATGACAAGCATCTGCTGAACGACATCTTCCGCGGCTTTCACACGATCAAGGGTGGTGCGGGCTTTCTGAATGTCGAAGCCATGGTGAGCCTGTGCCACCGCACGGAAAACCTGTTCGACAAACTGCGCAACGGCGAGATGACCATGAAGCCGGAGCTCATGGATGTCATCCTTTCTGCCACCGCCACGGTGCAGGACATGTTCGTGGTCATGCAGCAAGGCCGCATGCCGCTGCCGGCCCACGCCGGCCTGCTGGCCGAACTGGATGCGGTGCTGCAGGGTGAGCTGCCCAGCCACGCGCATGCACATGCACACGCCGCCCCTGCCGTTGCAGCCCCGGCACCTGCTGCCGCACCCGCCCCGGTTTCATCGAATATCACCCCGGCGGCCGCCAATGGCGAGCCGCATTGGGATGCCCTTTACAACGCCCTGCTGGGCACCGACGCCGCACCGGCGCCGGCTGCCGCGGCTGAAGGCACTTACGTTCCGCAGCAAGAAGTCGTGATTGAAGATCTCCCCGCAGTTCAGGCCGCCCCGGTCCGCAGCAATGCACCGGCCGCCAAAGCCCCGGTGCAGCAGGCCGCTGTTGCGCCGGTGACCCAGGAAACCACCATCCGTATCGATACCGTGCGGCTGGATCAGGTGCTGAACCTGTCCGGCGAAATCGGTCTGACCAAGAACCGTCTGACCACGCTGCGTACCGACATCATGGCCGGCAAGATGGACAACGCCACGCTCAAGGCGCTGGACGAGGCCATCAGCCAGCTTGATCTGCTGGTGGGCGATCTGCAGAACGCGGTGATGAAGACCCGTATGCAGCCGATTGGCCGTCTGTTCCAGAAGTACCCGCGTCTGGCCCGCGATCTGGCCCGCCAGCTGGGCAAGGATGTCGACCTGGTGCTGACCGGCGAGGAAACCGAGCTCGACAAGACCATGCTGGAAGACCTGAACGACCCGCTGGTCCACCTGGTGCGAAATGCAGTGGATCACGGTGTCGAAACCGTGGCCGAACGCGTGGCCGCCGGCAAGTCGCCGCAAGCGACGGTGGAATTGTCTGCCGTACAGGTGGGCGATCATATCCAGATCGAAATTACCGATGACGGCCGTGGCATGCGCCCGGACGTGATCCGCAAGAAGGCACTGGAAAAAGGCTTGATCGACGTCGAAACCGCCAACAGTCTCGACGACAAGCAGTGTCTGCAACTGATTTTCATGCCGGGTTTCTCCACCAAGGACCAGATTTCCAGCATCTCTGGCCGCGGCGTAGGCATGGATGTGGTCAAGACCAATATCCAGAAACTCAACGGCCGCATTGATATCCAGTCGGTGGTCGGTGAAGGTTCGCGCTTTACCATTACCCTGCCGCTGACGCTGGCCATTCTGCCGGTGCTGGTGGTCCGCGTCTGTGACCAGCCGTTTGCCGTGCCGCTGGCCATGGTGCGCGAGATCATCCCGATCCGCGCCGATCAGGTTCAGGAAGTGTCCGGCCGCGCCACCATTGTGGTGCGCGACGAAATCCTGCCGGTCAAGTCGCTGGCGCGCCTGCTTGGCTGGGCAGAAACGGAGGTACCGTCGTTCGGCGTCCTGATGACGTCGGCCGAGCATTCGTTCATTCTCGCCGTAGACAGCTTTGTCGGTCGTGATGACGTGGTCATCAAACCACTGCAGAATATCCACCCACACGGCGTGGCAGGTGCTACCTTGTCAGGTGATGGCTCTGTCGTGCTGGTGCTGGACATGGAAGACCTGCTGCATTCGACCTCGTCGGACAACGCGGCAGTCAGAAGCGCGCATTTCACCGAACAACTGGCTGCGTAATCGCCGTTGGCGCGCTAATATGCGCAGCTTGTCGGGCGCTGGACCAAACCACGGCTAAATCAGACTTTACTGATATAATTCGCTGCGCCTGTATGCAGCCCTAGAGAACATGAAATGACGCAAGATCACGCCTTTATCGGCCGCCAACCTATCCTGAACCGACAGCAGCAGATCATCGGTTACGAACTGCTGTTCCGGTTGAACAAGGAAGCGCTCACGGCCGAGTTCTCCAGCGACATGCAAGCGGGCACCAATGTGCTGGTCAACACCATTTCCAACATGGGCACCGACTGGCTGGTCGGTAGCAAGCTGGCGTTTATCAACGTCGCTGAATCCATGCTGGAAAGCAACTTCCTGGAACTGCTGCAGCCCCAACGCGTGGTGCTGGAAGTGCTGGAGACCACCACGGCTACGCCCGAACTGCTGGCCCGCGTGAAAGAATTGCGCAGCCAGGGTTTCGGCATTGCGCTCGATGACTTCGAACTCTCGCCGCAAACCGCGCCGTTCCTTGAGTTTGCCAATTACATCAAGCTGGACGTTCAGGCCCTGGGCATGGAACGCCTGCCGGAAATCTCCAAGGCACTGCGCAAGTATCCGGTGCTGCAGATTGCCGAGAAGGTCGAGACCAAGGAAGAGTTCCGCAAGTGTATGGACATTGGTTTTGATGCGTTCCAGGGCTATTACTTTGCCCATCCGGAAACGCTGTCGGCCAAGGTCATCAACCCGAATTACGCCAACATCCTTAACCTGCTGAACATGCTGCGCAACAACGCAGAGATCCGCGACATTGAAAACGCCCTCAAGCGTGATGTCGCCCTCTCGTTCAAGCTGCTGCGCTATATCAACAGCGTGGGTTTTGGCCTGTCGTGTGAAATCCAGTCGTTCCGCCACGCCGTGACCATTCTGGGTTACCAGAAGCTCTATCGCTGGCTGACACTGTTGCTGGTCACTGCCAGCACCGAGGCCGGCTCGCCGCCTGCCCTGCTCAAGACCGCCGTCACCCGCGGCCGCCTGGTAGAATTGCTGGGCAGCCATTTGCTGGATGGCCAGGATCGCGACAATCTGTTTATCGTCGGCATTTTCTCTTTGCTTGATGTGCTGCTGGACATGCCGATGGACCGCGTGCTCGAAACGCTGATCCTGCCGGAAAGCATTGCCGATGCCCTGACCGAGCGCTCCGGCATCTATGGCCCGTTCCTGGAACTGGCCGAAGCCTGCGAAGACCCGGACATGTCGGAAGTGCCGCGTCTGTGCGACCAGTTGCAACTGACACCGGACATGCTCAACCGCGCACATGGCCAGTCGCTGTTGTGGGTGGAAGAACTGGGTCTGTAATCACTGACCGCTGTCCGCCAAAAACAAAAAACCCGTCTGCTGACGGGTTTTTTGTTTTCCGGTGCCTGACTGAATGAATGAACGAATCAGTTGGCAACCGGGCTGGGTTCCAGCACGCGCCAGCCCTGGCCACGGCTCTCGATTTCCAGCGAATGCTGTTCTTTGCCCTGGTTATCCAGCAGCGTTGCAAACTTGGGATATTGCTGGCGGATGGCGTCATCCTTGGCCCAGTCGGCCACGCCATCGAGCTTGGTGGTAAACACCACCTTGTCGCGGCTGTAGTTGTCTGCGGTTTCTTCAACCGTATTGCTGACCACCTTGTCCACTTCCGGCGTGCCGCTGCAGAATCCCGGCGGCGTATTGCCGTCGTAGGCGTCCTTGCCCTTGTCGGTGGCGGTAAATTGCACCTGGCCGCCATCGGCCGCGCTTTCGGCAATCAGGCCCACTTTGACAAGGGCAGCCAGTTGGGCGCCATTGGGATCGGTGAGTTTGGCGTAGTCCTTGGCAACGGGCGTATTGAAGGCAATCGGCATGGACACGCAGTTTTGCTGATCGGCCTGGATAAAGTTGTTCAGCGTGTTGATGAGGTCTTTGTCATCCAGCGCCACTTTGGGGCCTTCACTGCTTTTGCCGCATGCGGCCAGCGCAAATACGGCGGCCAGCGCCACCACCGACGCCACAAGGCGTTTACCGTTTACCCGTTCCATCTGGGACACTCCTGAATATCAATATCGATCTGATTGGTTTTGTTTCGATCATGTGCGGTTGCGAACGCGGCCTTTGCTGAAGGCAAGAAGGCCTGGCACCGCCGCAAATACCACGTCGGAAAGATTGATACCGTAAAAGCGCGCCCAGGACAATGCCCGCATGCCACTTGCGGGATTTATGCCGCAGACATCAACCGGCCATCCACCTGGTGCAAACGAAAAAACCGGCGGGGATACCGCCGGTTTTCAGATCGGACACACGTGCCAGCCATCAGCTTTCCGGCTTGAAGGTCATGGATACCGAATTGATGCAATAACGTTCGCCCGTGGGTTCCGGGCCATCCGGGAACACATGGCCCAGATGGGCATCGCAGCGGGCGCAGCGCACCTCGGTGCGGGTCATGCCGTGAGAGTAATCCTCGATCCGCCTGATCGCGCCGGGAACGGCTTCTTCCCAGAAGCTGGGCCAGCCGCAATGCGCATCAAACTTGGTGCCGGAGTGAAACAGCACGGCATCACAACATACACAGTGATAATCGCCGTCTTCATTGCGGTAATAGAGTTCGCCACTGAACGGGCGCTCGGTCCCGGCCTGGCGGGTAACGCGATATTGTTCTGGGCTCAGCTGCTCACGCCATTGCGCATCTGTTTTGACTACCTTGTCGGTCATGGTGCTCTCCGGTGGGTCGGGCTGGCTGCAGGCCACCCCTGATCCAGCAGAAGATGGGTACGATCCACCCTGGTTGCAACCGTTAGCTGCGCGCGCCGTATTGCTGGCGCAGCCAGGCGTGCAGCCGCAGTGCCACGTGTTCCCACAAGGTATCGCACATCATGGCGTGACCAAGGCCGGGCAGAAACTCTGGCTCGACACCCCAGGCGCGTGCGGTGGCGCGGACATCCCCTGCCGGAATGATGCGATCCTCCCCTGCCCCGATGACCAGCACCGGCACATCCGGCATTCCCCAGGAAAGCCACGGCTGCGGCATCATCAGTTCAGCCAGCGCCAGGGCGGATTCTGGCTGCACGCGCGCCGCAAAGGCAGTCAGGCCCACGCGTGGGGTCTCGTGCGAGAACAGCAACTGCTTGAGCACGCCCAGATCGATATCCATGGCGCCGGTATGCCACTGGAACTGGTTCAGCCCCAGCAACAAATGCGGCGAGGACACCATCATGTGTCCCAGCGAATTCATCAGGCCCCAGGGCGCAACACTGCCCAGCAGCGCCAGCCCGGCGACCTCATGCTTGCGGGCGTAGCGCTGGGCCAGATAGCCGCCCAGCGAGTGGCCGATGATCACCGGCGGCTGGCGCAAAGGCGCGGCGACGCGGGCAATATCAGACAAAAACTCGCCAAGGCCAAAGTGATCGAGTTTCTCGCGCCCGCCACTGCCAGCGTGGCCAGACAGACTCAGGGCGTAACAGTCATAGCCCAGATCAGAAAACCAGGGCAGGAAATGATCTTGCCAGCACCAGGCGCCCACATAGGCCCCATGTACAAAAACCAGCGGCGGCATGCCTGCCTGCGGCGTGGTCGGCGGGGAATGCAGGATTTCCAGATGACGGCGGGAACTCATTGTTTGCCTTACGCAACTTTTTTGGGGAACTGGCGGCAGTTTTGCCGGTCTGCATGTGCCGGGCATGAATACCCGTCCTGATTTACATCATAAAAGGTCAACGATGCATTCGCGACTTGAAACCGCACTGGAGAAAACCATTTTTTACAGCCGCTGGCTGCTGGCGCCATTCTATCTGGCCCTGGTTGCTGGCCTGTTCGCCTTGTTCATCAAGATGCTCAAGGAGTTGTGGGCGCTGGGCCAGACGCTGCTGACGGGCGATGGCAACGTGATCATCGGCATTTTGTCGATGGTTGATGTCACCCTTGTTGCCAACCTCTTGCTGATTGTCATGTTCAGCGGCTACGAGAACTTTATCTCACGGATGGAAGTGGCGCATGACTCGGAAGACAAACCCTACTGGATGGGCAAGGTCAGCTACGCCGATCTGAAACTGAAGTTGATTGGCTCCATCGTCGCCATCTCTGCCATCGACCTCTTGAAAGCCTTTGTGAACATCGATTCGATGGATAGCCAGAAGCTGGGCTGGCTGGTTGCCATTCACGTGACCTTTGTGATCTCTGGCGTGCTGTTTGCGGTGATGGATCGCATTGCGGCCGGGGGCAAGCAACACTGACACCGGCTTGCGGTTGCAAATATGCCCGCAAGCTGGCTCCAGCCATCCCCACCCTGCCAGCAGCGTGGGGACTTTCGTTATACTGGGCCCTCACGGATAAACCGGCACCATAAAGCCGGTCCGCAAAACATCAATTAGAACCAGTTAGTCCCGTTCCGAGGAAGAGGAAACCACCATGCTCGCCCGCCTTTGCCTGCGGCTTGTCGCCGCGGCGCTGACTCTGGCTGCCTTTTTGCCCCAAGTGGCGCAAGCCGCATCCGATAAAGCCCAGACGTTCCCGCACGCCATTTTCTGGCGCATCGACAAACCTGGTGCGCCATCATCCTGGCTGTTTGGCACCGCGCACGTGGCAGACCCGCGCGTGACCACGCTGTCTGCCCCGGTGCAAAAGGCGTTTGATTCGTCCGATCAGGTTTACACCGAAATCCGCATCGATCTGAACATGATGATGGATATGGCCCGCGCCGTGCTGCGGCCGGAAGGTGATCTGTTGTCGGCCCATATCGACGACGCGCATTACCAGAAACTGCTACCGGAACTGAACGCCCGCGAATACCCGGAAGTGGCCACCCGCCGTTTGTATATCTGGGCGGCAGCCATGCTGATGATGGAACCCAAAAAGCAGCCCGGCCAGTTGCCGCTGGATTTGCTGCTGGCCAAGATGTCGGTGGAAGGCGGCAAGAACTACAACGGGCTTGAAACCATTCAGGAGCAGTTGTCGCTGTTCCAGAACATGCCCGAAGACAAACAGCGCGCCATGCTCTACAGCATGCTGGATCACCCGGACGAATACGCCATGCAGACGCGTCAGATCATTGATGCCTACGTCGCGCGCGATCTGACCCGCATCATGGATGTGTCATCGCAAGATGATCCGAACATGTCCAGCGCCGACCAGGCCTGGTTCCGCACCTGGGCACGCAAGGATCTGCTGACAGATCGCAATGTCCGTTTTGCCGAACGCCTGCAAGCGCCGCTGGCCAAGGGCAACGCCTTTATCGCCGTCGGCGCCATGCACCTGCCAGGCCCGCAAGGTCTGGTGGCCCTGCTCAAGAAAGCCGGCTACACCCTGGCGCCGATTTACGATGCGGCGCCGGCCAGCACCAAATAAATCATCCAGCCGGATGTCCCACAAAAAAAGCAGCCTTCCGGCTGCTTTTTTTGTGCGTGAAACCCGCCACTTACTGCATGGATTGATCCGGGCCACCCTTGGCCAGCAACGGTTCCAGTTGTTCTTTCGGGATGGCGCCAGAGACGATGCGGCCGTTGGCAAACACCAGCGCCGGCGTGCCGGTAATGCCCAGCTTTTCGCCCAGCGCCAGGTTACGCTCGATCGGGTTATCGCAATCGCCCTTGTTGTCCGGCAGCTTGCCGTGATCCATCCAGTCACGCCAGGCTGCGTCGCGGTCTGTGGCGCACCACAGCAGTCTGGACTTGCGCTCTGCATCCTGGTGGATATTGAGCGGGAACAGGAAGGTGTAAATGGTCACGTTGGTCACGCCGGCCAGGCTTTCGCTTTCCAGGCGTTTGCAGAACGGACAATCCGGATCAGAGAACACGGCCAGCTTGCGGCTACCGTCGCCACGCACTTCCTTGAACGACTGATCAAACGGCAGCTTGGCAAAGTCAGTGCGCGA
This is a stretch of genomic DNA from Silvimonas iriomotensis. It encodes these proteins:
- a CDS encoding chemotaxis protein, with the translated sequence MSDLFKNIDARTKLAGTNKLEILLFTLGEDQRSGRREHFGINVFKVREVMRTPEITHAPETPANVEGMVSLRGVLVPVIDLAKYAGIVTANRPEIMIVSEYNGHTQGFLVEAVDTILRLDWTSMRVPPDMLSHQMSGLVTAVTELDSGKLVMMLDVEKVLAEALQTDLTIDSETVIRDTKFAEKRVFYADDSAVARRQIELTLDAMGLKHQSAVNGRRAWDDLQRLARSAEIQGRPVRDFVQLILTDVEMPEMDGYMLTRMVKTDVRFAGIPVLMHSSLSGTSNQKLGQSVGVDGYVSKFEPHKLSQAIANYLLEAQTA
- a CDS encoding chemotaxis protein, whose protein sequence is MIEAQANLLDNIDARTRLAGSNKMEILLFSLGTREIFGINVFKVREVSQTPKITRTPNMPAGVEGVISLRGNIIPVISLSQFMSGTQPKLEIKNSTMIVTEFSKHTQAFLVHEVDRIIRVDWDKVRAPESMLSGSQALITALTELPDGKLVSILDVEQILSGVLGEPDIPDLPSTTVSPDAYTFFADDSMVARKEIVGVLDKLGIKYHQANNGKEAWDKLQNLAQRATHDNEPLSTKLKLILVDAEMPEMDGYVLTRHIKSDRRFEGIPVVMHSSLSSHANRAMGASVGVDAYVAKFDPVVLADTVMPYITDRG
- the cheY gene encoding chemotaxis response regulator CheY produces the protein MPDNNMRFLVVDDFSTMRRIVRNLLKELGFSNVEEAEDGQIALHKLQNSTYDFVVTDWNMPNMTGLELLQNVRANAQLKHLPVLMVTAEAKKENIIAAASAGASGYIVKPFTAATLDEKLKKIFATMPN
- the cheZ gene encoding protein phosphatase CheZ, which gives rise to MSDQALNSSDSPDLEALFDSIVSANRAAEEASPAAQPVAAVATAAESHTPAAVDMAEPARTMFTQIGQLTRHLHDTLRELGLDKSLEKAAHQIPDARDRLSYIATMTEQAAERTLNALDDAKPLQDEISGTARQLSNRWNQLFAHELTVEEFKQLVYATRAHLEQTTGNSEKISSQMLEIMMAQDFQDLTGQVIKKVLGMVKEMESQLLEFLVTFSPQAPRDEGLLAGPVINSDGRTDVVTDQAQVDDLLESLGF
- a CDS encoding chemotaxis protein CheA, which produces MSEFSGMDDLLQDFLTESTELLSDVDSKLVELEKRPDDKHLLNDIFRGFHTIKGGAGFLNVEAMVSLCHRTENLFDKLRNGEMTMKPELMDVILSATATVQDMFVVMQQGRMPLPAHAGLLAELDAVLQGELPSHAHAHAHAAPAVAAPAPAAAPAPVSSNITPAAANGEPHWDALYNALLGTDAAPAPAAAAEGTYVPQQEVVIEDLPAVQAAPVRSNAPAAKAPVQQAAVAPVTQETTIRIDTVRLDQVLNLSGEIGLTKNRLTTLRTDIMAGKMDNATLKALDEAISQLDLLVGDLQNAVMKTRMQPIGRLFQKYPRLARDLARQLGKDVDLVLTGEETELDKTMLEDLNDPLVHLVRNAVDHGVETVAERVAAGKSPQATVELSAVQVGDHIQIEITDDGRGMRPDVIRKKALEKGLIDVETANSLDDKQCLQLIFMPGFSTKDQISSISGRGVGMDVVKTNIQKLNGRIDIQSVVGEGSRFTITLPLTLAILPVLVVRVCDQPFAVPLAMVREIIPIRADQVQEVSGRATIVVRDEILPVKSLARLLGWAETEVPSFGVLMTSAEHSFILAVDSFVGRDDVVIKPLQNIHPHGVAGATLSGDGSVVLVLDMEDLLHSTSSDNAAVRSAHFTEQLAA
- a CDS encoding EAL and HDOD domain-containing protein yields the protein MTQDHAFIGRQPILNRQQQIIGYELLFRLNKEALTAEFSSDMQAGTNVLVNTISNMGTDWLVGSKLAFINVAESMLESNFLELLQPQRVVLEVLETTTATPELLARVKELRSQGFGIALDDFELSPQTAPFLEFANYIKLDVQALGMERLPEISKALRKYPVLQIAEKVETKEEFRKCMDIGFDAFQGYYFAHPETLSAKVINPNYANILNLLNMLRNNAEIRDIENALKRDVALSFKLLRYINSVGFGLSCEIQSFRHAVTILGYQKLYRWLTLLLVTASTEAGSPPALLKTAVTRGRLVELLGSHLLDGQDRDNLFIVGIFSLLDVLLDMPMDRVLETLILPESIADALTERSGIYGPFLELAEACEDPDMSEVPRLCDQLQLTPDMLNRAHGQSLLWVEELGL
- the msrB gene encoding peptide-methionine (R)-S-oxide reductase MsrB; its protein translation is MTDKVVKTDAQWREQLSPEQYRVTRQAGTERPFSGELYYRNEDGDYHCVCCDAVLFHSGTKFDAHCGWPSFWEEAVPGAIRRIEDYSHGMTRTEVRCARCDAHLGHVFPDGPEPTGERYCINSVSMTFKPES
- a CDS encoding alpha/beta hydrolase, with translation MSSRRHLEILHSPPTTPQAGMPPLVFVHGAYVGAWCWQDHFLPWFSDLGYDCYALSLSGHAGSGGREKLDHFGLGEFLSDIARVAAPLRQPPVIIGHSLGGYLAQRYARKHEVAGLALLGSVAPWGLMNSLGHMMVSSPHLLLGLNQFQWHTGAMDIDLGVLKQLLFSHETPRVGLTAFAARVQPESALALAELMMPQPWLSWGMPDVPVLVIGAGEDRIIPAGDVRATARAWGVEPEFLPGLGHAMMCDTLWEHVALRLHAWLRQQYGARS
- a CDS encoding TIGR00645 family protein, which translates into the protein MHSRLETALEKTIFYSRWLLAPFYLALVAGLFALFIKMLKELWALGQTLLTGDGNVIIGILSMVDVTLVANLLLIVMFSGYENFISRMEVAHDSEDKPYWMGKVSYADLKLKLIGSIVAISAIDLLKAFVNIDSMDSQKLGWLVAIHVTFVISGVLFAVMDRIAAGGKQH
- a CDS encoding TraB/GumN family protein, which encodes MLARLCLRLVAAALTLAAFLPQVAQAASDKAQTFPHAIFWRIDKPGAPSSWLFGTAHVADPRVTTLSAPVQKAFDSSDQVYTEIRIDLNMMMDMARAVLRPEGDLLSAHIDDAHYQKLLPELNAREYPEVATRRLYIWAAAMLMMEPKKQPGQLPLDLLLAKMSVEGGKNYNGLETIQEQLSLFQNMPEDKQRAMLYSMLDHPDEYAMQTRQIIDAYVARDLTRIMDVSSQDDPNMSSADQAWFRTWARKDLLTDRNVRFAERLQAPLAKGNAFIAVGAMHLPGPQGLVALLKKAGYTLAPIYDAAPASTK
- a CDS encoding DsbC family protein gives rise to the protein MKLPRIVRMLAISGLLTLVACSAEAETPNAKQLHDKLQQLLPGREITSVTPSPMKGVYEVVVGGHQILYTDAKGDYVLLGEMIDMKNKVSLTQARAAELSRTDFAKLPFDQSFKEVRGDGSRKLAVFSDPDCPFCKRLESESLAGVTNVTIYTFLFPLNIHQDAERKSRLLWCATDRDAAWRDWMDHGKLPDNKGDCDNPIERNLALGEKLGITGTPALVFANGRIVSGAIPKEQLEPLLAKGGPDQSMQ